The following coding sequences are from one Musa acuminata AAA Group cultivar baxijiao chromosome BXJ2-4, Cavendish_Baxijiao_AAA, whole genome shotgun sequence window:
- the LOC103982421 gene encoding uncharacterized protein LOC103982421 isoform X1 yields MFRLNRHKSDRSGEKVEFRFSNLQAFQVPKGWDRLLLSIISVETGKTIAKSSKATVRGGTCQWTGPEVIWISQDDASKELEESQIKFVLSMGSARSVILGEIVLNLADYLSSEDSGSLLLPLKKCESGTTLQVKIQCTTPISKFSHEKNWRETTSHFEGLNTNNFGTSIKSDASDSIFNGTAESLSISHSSDNSCPDELQDMDTSFLASGSHCCSNSGNGSSGAGRTFVSPRSSSNGTQCLGRHDSAGSFIGTGPEGELSKSNRSSFNSRVSGSSIHVNQRQDFAAPKSEDGYHTLSLRSRDSSIDIETAEEMEELHDEVKMWERHSRQLKHDIEILKKEISDKSKHQVNLDMELAVAYKEKNSLKQEVEQLKIALKESISKRTNTATDESQEMTFSLKNQDMINMQEELKDELKLLKESNATLTLQLSKSQESNIELVCIVQDLEQTIEKQKLESEKFSQKNHETINEEILQGQNLLDREAEHASKLFLKEEEIFKFEKLSNTPNTQQTNQIELKRSYSDLKREIEVLKAKLQEVEKDQVKLTDENLDLTFKMKELYKDIREEKDSHGFRSSESQGFISKDELELHITKLEQENAQLLEHISGLETHLGGLTNAKQSTQLELENSRSLISDLKEEIERKQAEVEMQQMDANQRLRKSQKLLSEALQEYDILKISNSSLQASIDSLIEECSSLQNLNADLKMQKMELHDHVMHLEVELDQSRKKVSEFSNQVKNIEAKLSSLQIGIASKEKSLLSQLENLFQEHKEFKKKLSQTHAMLKKIESDKTSKTENLQRELAHLSEQISSDHREQEPITSDAKEASCANGAGSKSEICQMQRENNEYRRMIRSLQDEIDKLMRKTQLMEKELMLINEHKQDDKVCSEVNEKPHGTGTSHVTEVYRESKTQQHGLEFAEVMESNNMLKLQAKRFSTEEQIDDSEILKKIMTENKTMTTDTNKIASLEAELKDMKERYLHMSLQYAQVEAQREELVLKLKSMQKERRWFS; encoded by the exons ATGTTCAGGTTGAACAGGCACAAGTCCGACAGATCCGGGGAGAAAGTCGAGTTCAGGTTCTCCAATCTGCAAGCATTTCAG GTTCCTAAAGGATGGGACAGGCTTTTACTCTCTATTATCTCAGTAGAAACAGGAAAGACAATTGCTAAATCAAGCAAAGCAACAGTGCGAGGTGGAACTTGTCAATGGACCGGGCCAGAAGTTATATGGATTTCTCAAGATGATGCATCAAAAGAACTTGAAGAATCTCagattaagtttgttctttccatG GGTTCAGCTAGGTCTGTTATTCTAGGAGAGATTGTGCTGAATTTAGCAGATTATCTAAGTTCAGAGGATTCTGGCTCTCTTTTGTTGCCATTGAAGAAGTGTGAATCTGGAACAACACTACAG GTCAAGATTCAGTGCACTACCCCCATATCAAAGTTCAG TCATGAAAAGAATTGGAGGGAGACTACTTCCCATTTTGAAGGTTTAAATACCAACAATTTTGGCACCAGCATCAAATCAGATGCTTCAGATAGCATATTCAACGGAACCGCAGAATCTTTGTCAATCAGTCATTCGAGTGATAACTCTTGTCCAGATGAACTTCAAGATATG GATACAAGTTTCTTAGCATCAGGCTCACATTGTTGTTCCAACTCTGGAAATGGTTCGTCAGGTGCTGGCAGGACATTTGTTTCTCCTAGAAGTAGCTCAAATGGGACACAATGTCTTGGCAGACATGACTCAGCTGGCTCCTTTATTGGAACAGGGCCTGAAGGAGAGCTTTCAAAATCAAATAGGTCATCCTTCAATTCCAGGGTCTCAGGTTCATCCATTCATGTGAACCAGAGGCAAGATTTTGCTGCACCAAAGTCTGAAGATGGATACCATACACTATCACTAAGGTCCCGTGATTCTTCTATTGATATTGAAACTGCTGAAGAAATGGAGGAACTTCATGATGAGGTTAAGATGTGGGAGAGGCATTCTCGGCAGTTAAAGCATGACATTGAGATTTTAAAGAAGGAGATTTCGGACAAATCCAAGCATCAGGTGAATCTGGATATGGAACTTGCAGTTGCATATAAAGAGAAAAATTCTTTGAAGCAAGAAGTTGAACAATTAAAAATAGCATTAAAGGAGTCGATCTCAAAACGAACTAATACTGCCACTGATGAAAGCCAAGAGATGACATTTTCCTTGAAAAATCAAGACATGATCAATATGCAGGAGGAACTCAAAGATGAACTGAAGCTTCTCAAAGAGTCTAATGCCACTTTGACTCTACAGTTGAGTAAAAGTCAAGAATCAAATATTGAGCTTGTATGTATCGTTCAGGATTTGGAACAGACCatagaaaaacaaaaattggAGTCAGAAAAATTTTCGCAGAAGAACCATGAGACCATAAATGAAGAAATCCTGCAGGGTCAAAATTTGTTGGACAGAGAAGCTGAACATGCAAGCAAGTTATttctaaaagaagaagaaatctttAAGTTTGAGAAGTTATCTAACACGCCCAATACACAACAGACAAATCAAATTGAATTGAAAAGAAGTTACTCTGATCTGAAAAGAGAAATTGAGGTCTTGAAAGCAAAATTACAGGAGGTGGAGAAAGACCAAGTTAAACTTACAGATGAGAACCTAGATCTCACATTCAAGATGAAGGAACTTTACAAGGACATCAGGGAAGAAAAAGATTCACATGGATTTAGGTCTAGTGAGTCTCAGGGTTTTATATCAAAAGATGAATTAGAGTTGCATATAACTAAACTGGAACAGGAGAACGCACAATTATTAGAACATATATCTGGGTTAGAAACTCATTTGGGGGGTTTAACAAATGCTAAACAGTCTACCCAACTGGAACTAGAAAATTCCAGATCACTTATATCAGATCTGAAGGAGGAAATTGAACGAAAGCAAGCTGAAGTTGAAATGCAGCAAATGGATGCAAATCAGAGACTACGGAAGTCACAAAAACTATTGTCAGAAGCGCTACAGGAATATGATATTTTGAAGATATCTAATTCAAGTTTACAAGCTAGCATCGATAGCCTTATTGAGGAATGCAGCTCTCTTCAGAATCTGAATGCAGACCTGAAGATGCAGAAAATGGAGTTGCATGACCATGTTATGCATCTAGAAGTTGAGTTGGATCAATCACGAAAAAAGGTCTCTGAATTTTCTAACCAAGTTAAAAATATAGAGGCAAAACTTTCCTCACTGCAAATAGGCATTGCTTCAAAGGAGAAGTCATTGCTGTCACAGCTTGAGAATCTTTTTCAAGAACATAAGGAATTTAAAAAGAAACTATCCCAGACACATGCCATGTTAAAGAAGATAGAATCAGACAAGACATCCAAAACAGAGAACCTTCAGAGAGAGCTTGCACATCTCTCTGAACAGATATCATCAGACCATAGGGAACAAGAACCAATCACATCAGATGCAAAAGAAGCATCATGTGCTAATGGAGCAGGGTCAAAGAGTGAAATTTGTCAGATGCAGAGAGAAAACAATGAATACAGAAGGATGATACGGTCTCTTCAGGATGAAATTGATAAGTTAATGAGGAAAACACAGCTTATGGAGAAGGAACTGATGCTAATAAATGAGCACAAGCAGGATGATAAAGTTTGCAGTGAG GTCAATGAAAAGCCACATGGAACGGGAACGTCACATGTTACTGAAGTTTATAGAGAATCAAAGACCCAGCAACATGGATTGGAATTTGCTGAGGTTATGGAGTCTAATAACATGCTTAAACTGCAAGCGAAAAG ATTTTCCACCGAGGAACAAATTGATGACTCTGAGATCCTCAAGAAAATTATGACTGAGAACAAGACAATGACAACCGACACAAACAAGATAGCGTCTTTAGAGGCAGAGCTAAAAGATATGAAAGAGCGTTACCTCCATATGAGTCTCCAATATGCACAAGTGGAGGCTCAGCGGGAAGAACTGGTGTTGAAGCTTAAATCTATGCAAAAAGAAAGGAGGTGGTTCTCGTGA
- the LOC135611200 gene encoding uncharacterized protein LOC135611200, producing the protein MANQGAKKRKEENKKHMTNLRRLIIASNIIYILVRMLMFHSSFTWKHWVGLLVTSIAYGFPYKQLDSMAKPTYSDDGELLDGGYDMTTGGICGYLHDLIYITSFVQITSILSGKFWWTYLVIPAFGAYKVTDLLKGSLLGGLGGEMEDEKSRKKREKMEKKASRSKIIKTRNR; encoded by the exons ATGGCGAATCAGGGAGCCAAgaagagaaaggaggagaacaagaagCATATGACCAACCTCCGCCGCCTCATCATCGCCTCCAAT ATCATTTATATTTTGGTGCGGATGCTTATGTTTCATTCAAGTTTTACTTGGAAGCACTGGGTTGGTCTTCTTGTTACGTCCATCGCTTATGGATTTCCATATAAACAACTTGATAGTATGGCAAAGCCAACATACTCTGATGATGGAGAACTCCTCGACGGTGGATATGATATGACCACTGGTGGAATCTGTGG TTATTTGCATGACCTGATCTACATAACAAGCTTTGTACAGATAACATCCATCTTATCTGGTAAATTTTGGTGGACTTATTTAGTG ATACCGGCATTTGGTGCATACAAGGTGACTGATCTACTAAAAGGATCACTGTTAGGAGGTTTAGGG GGGGAAATGGAGGATGAGAAGAGCcgtaagaagagggaaaagatggAGAAGAAGGCTTCAAGAAGCAAAATAATCAAAACCAGAAATAGGTAA
- the LOC103983357 gene encoding jacalin-related lectin 19, with protein sequence MAGTSRLGPCGGGGGGQRDMDISAGNRILKVQLRHGHAIDAIKIMYRRNGGDVWTDQWGGGGGQLSEFNLDDDESLRSIRGHYGEFYGVSILRSLTFVSNKRTYGPFGREEGVAFTLEAPGRRIVGFTGRSGLYLDALGIYVA encoded by the exons ATG GCCGGGACGTCTCGTTTGGGGCCCTGTGGAGGCGGCGGAGGCGGTCAGAGAGACATGGACATCAGCGCTGGCAACCGCATCTTGAAGGTGCAGCTTCGTCATGGACATGCAATTGATGCAATCAAAATCATGTACCGGCGCAACGGCGGAGACGTGTGGACCGACCAGTGGGGCGGAGGAGGAGGGCAGTTGTCCGAG TTCAACCTGGATGATGATGAATCCTTGAGATCCATAAGAGGTCACTACGGCGAGTTCTATGGCGTCTCCATCCTGAGGTCGCTGACCTTCGTCAGCAACAAGCGCACGTACGGCCCGTTCGGCCGCGAAGAGGGAGTCGCGTTCACCTTGGAGGCACCTGGCAGAAGGATCGTTGGCTTCACCGGTCGCTCGGGCTTATACCTCGATGCACTCGGCATCTACGTGGCTTAG
- the LOC103982421 gene encoding uncharacterized protein LOC103982421 isoform X2, translating into MFRLNRHKSDRSGEKVEFRFSNLQAFQVPKGWDRLLLSIISVETGKTIAKSSKATVRGGTCQWTGPEVIWISQDDASKELEESQIKFVLSMGSARSVILGEIVLNLADYLSSEDSGSLLLPLKKCESGTTLQDTSFLASGSHCCSNSGNGSSGAGRTFVSPRSSSNGTQCLGRHDSAGSFIGTGPEGELSKSNRSSFNSRVSGSSIHVNQRQDFAAPKSEDGYHTLSLRSRDSSIDIETAEEMEELHDEVKMWERHSRQLKHDIEILKKEISDKSKHQVNLDMELAVAYKEKNSLKQEVEQLKIALKESISKRTNTATDESQEMTFSLKNQDMINMQEELKDELKLLKESNATLTLQLSKSQESNIELVCIVQDLEQTIEKQKLESEKFSQKNHETINEEILQGQNLLDREAEHASKLFLKEEEIFKFEKLSNTPNTQQTNQIELKRSYSDLKREIEVLKAKLQEVEKDQVKLTDENLDLTFKMKELYKDIREEKDSHGFRSSESQGFISKDELELHITKLEQENAQLLEHISGLETHLGGLTNAKQSTQLELENSRSLISDLKEEIERKQAEVEMQQMDANQRLRKSQKLLSEALQEYDILKISNSSLQASIDSLIEECSSLQNLNADLKMQKMELHDHVMHLEVELDQSRKKVSEFSNQVKNIEAKLSSLQIGIASKEKSLLSQLENLFQEHKEFKKKLSQTHAMLKKIESDKTSKTENLQRELAHLSEQISSDHREQEPITSDAKEASCANGAGSKSEICQMQRENNEYRRMIRSLQDEIDKLMRKTQLMEKELMLINEHKQDDKVCSEVNEKPHGTGTSHVTEVYRESKTQQHGLEFAEVMESNNMLKLQAKRFSTEEQIDDSEILKKIMTENKTMTTDTNKIASLEAELKDMKERYLHMSLQYAQVEAQREELVLKLKSMQKERRWFS; encoded by the exons ATGTTCAGGTTGAACAGGCACAAGTCCGACAGATCCGGGGAGAAAGTCGAGTTCAGGTTCTCCAATCTGCAAGCATTTCAG GTTCCTAAAGGATGGGACAGGCTTTTACTCTCTATTATCTCAGTAGAAACAGGAAAGACAATTGCTAAATCAAGCAAAGCAACAGTGCGAGGTGGAACTTGTCAATGGACCGGGCCAGAAGTTATATGGATTTCTCAAGATGATGCATCAAAAGAACTTGAAGAATCTCagattaagtttgttctttccatG GGTTCAGCTAGGTCTGTTATTCTAGGAGAGATTGTGCTGAATTTAGCAGATTATCTAAGTTCAGAGGATTCTGGCTCTCTTTTGTTGCCATTGAAGAAGTGTGAATCTGGAACAACACTACAG GATACAAGTTTCTTAGCATCAGGCTCACATTGTTGTTCCAACTCTGGAAATGGTTCGTCAGGTGCTGGCAGGACATTTGTTTCTCCTAGAAGTAGCTCAAATGGGACACAATGTCTTGGCAGACATGACTCAGCTGGCTCCTTTATTGGAACAGGGCCTGAAGGAGAGCTTTCAAAATCAAATAGGTCATCCTTCAATTCCAGGGTCTCAGGTTCATCCATTCATGTGAACCAGAGGCAAGATTTTGCTGCACCAAAGTCTGAAGATGGATACCATACACTATCACTAAGGTCCCGTGATTCTTCTATTGATATTGAAACTGCTGAAGAAATGGAGGAACTTCATGATGAGGTTAAGATGTGGGAGAGGCATTCTCGGCAGTTAAAGCATGACATTGAGATTTTAAAGAAGGAGATTTCGGACAAATCCAAGCATCAGGTGAATCTGGATATGGAACTTGCAGTTGCATATAAAGAGAAAAATTCTTTGAAGCAAGAAGTTGAACAATTAAAAATAGCATTAAAGGAGTCGATCTCAAAACGAACTAATACTGCCACTGATGAAAGCCAAGAGATGACATTTTCCTTGAAAAATCAAGACATGATCAATATGCAGGAGGAACTCAAAGATGAACTGAAGCTTCTCAAAGAGTCTAATGCCACTTTGACTCTACAGTTGAGTAAAAGTCAAGAATCAAATATTGAGCTTGTATGTATCGTTCAGGATTTGGAACAGACCatagaaaaacaaaaattggAGTCAGAAAAATTTTCGCAGAAGAACCATGAGACCATAAATGAAGAAATCCTGCAGGGTCAAAATTTGTTGGACAGAGAAGCTGAACATGCAAGCAAGTTATttctaaaagaagaagaaatctttAAGTTTGAGAAGTTATCTAACACGCCCAATACACAACAGACAAATCAAATTGAATTGAAAAGAAGTTACTCTGATCTGAAAAGAGAAATTGAGGTCTTGAAAGCAAAATTACAGGAGGTGGAGAAAGACCAAGTTAAACTTACAGATGAGAACCTAGATCTCACATTCAAGATGAAGGAACTTTACAAGGACATCAGGGAAGAAAAAGATTCACATGGATTTAGGTCTAGTGAGTCTCAGGGTTTTATATCAAAAGATGAATTAGAGTTGCATATAACTAAACTGGAACAGGAGAACGCACAATTATTAGAACATATATCTGGGTTAGAAACTCATTTGGGGGGTTTAACAAATGCTAAACAGTCTACCCAACTGGAACTAGAAAATTCCAGATCACTTATATCAGATCTGAAGGAGGAAATTGAACGAAAGCAAGCTGAAGTTGAAATGCAGCAAATGGATGCAAATCAGAGACTACGGAAGTCACAAAAACTATTGTCAGAAGCGCTACAGGAATATGATATTTTGAAGATATCTAATTCAAGTTTACAAGCTAGCATCGATAGCCTTATTGAGGAATGCAGCTCTCTTCAGAATCTGAATGCAGACCTGAAGATGCAGAAAATGGAGTTGCATGACCATGTTATGCATCTAGAAGTTGAGTTGGATCAATCACGAAAAAAGGTCTCTGAATTTTCTAACCAAGTTAAAAATATAGAGGCAAAACTTTCCTCACTGCAAATAGGCATTGCTTCAAAGGAGAAGTCATTGCTGTCACAGCTTGAGAATCTTTTTCAAGAACATAAGGAATTTAAAAAGAAACTATCCCAGACACATGCCATGTTAAAGAAGATAGAATCAGACAAGACATCCAAAACAGAGAACCTTCAGAGAGAGCTTGCACATCTCTCTGAACAGATATCATCAGACCATAGGGAACAAGAACCAATCACATCAGATGCAAAAGAAGCATCATGTGCTAATGGAGCAGGGTCAAAGAGTGAAATTTGTCAGATGCAGAGAGAAAACAATGAATACAGAAGGATGATACGGTCTCTTCAGGATGAAATTGATAAGTTAATGAGGAAAACACAGCTTATGGAGAAGGAACTGATGCTAATAAATGAGCACAAGCAGGATGATAAAGTTTGCAGTGAG GTCAATGAAAAGCCACATGGAACGGGAACGTCACATGTTACTGAAGTTTATAGAGAATCAAAGACCCAGCAACATGGATTGGAATTTGCTGAGGTTATGGAGTCTAATAACATGCTTAAACTGCAAGCGAAAAG ATTTTCCACCGAGGAACAAATTGATGACTCTGAGATCCTCAAGAAAATTATGACTGAGAACAAGACAATGACAACCGACACAAACAAGATAGCGTCTTTAGAGGCAGAGCTAAAAGATATGAAAGAGCGTTACCTCCATATGAGTCTCCAATATGCACAAGTGGAGGCTCAGCGGGAAGAACTGGTGTTGAAGCTTAAATCTATGCAAAAAGAAAGGAGGTGGTTCTCGTGA
- the LOC135611201 gene encoding receptor-like protein EIX1: protein MAWTSSPIPLLYLVWIGFLFSSGDAATSGRCIEKERKALLSIRTGISDAHEWLSSWKGKDCCIWAGVECNAATGHVIKLDLHNPGGPSSNKSKVNPSLLELKHLSYLDLRWNYFDGAPVPGFIGSLTELESLNLSSAGFGGTIPHQLGNLSNLLSLELSENTISGGIPESLGSLSELVSLGLALNSINGEIPATLGDLRSLQIMDLSFNNISGEMPGTIGKLRNLELLDLSSNKIQGVIPESIGSLSKLWALRLPNNKIGGAMPASLGNLSALQTLDLSNNQISEQIPDSLGNLFRLESLSMHGNNIGGAIPSSMGNLCNLSSLDAYENRIRGQLTGFIERLSRCRTSGIRYLDLQNNEISGPIPNEIGKLQSLTRLNLGSNSLSGPIPASLGNLFALSDLNLSSNSLVGALSEANFANLTYLDSLDLSHNSLTVNDSQDWLPPFQATQIRMRSCNLGPKFPPWLQNQTQLSVLDLSSNGISDTFPDWFWNLCLSDLNLNVSYNYMKGGLSSSIECFWTVIVDLSHNNLEGFIPRMDPMLTFLDLSDNLFSGPIPPAMAAGTDYLAFMLLSNNRLNGTIPSSFCEANHLEVLNLANNGFSGALPDCWNDSLALKIIDVSGNKVSGGIPRTLGLLPQLKSLHLNDNGLSGRIPSSLQHCKDLVTINLGQNRLSGAIPRWIGEKLSSLKVLRLRSNMFTGAIPPQLSLVASLQVLDLARNNLSGALPPAFGNFSSMISIQNETKPVLGEEGTYYTENIVVDAKGLKLYFTTVLSLVTSVDLSGNNLSGEIPEELTKLHGLHFLNLSDNRFSGDMPQNIGAIGQLESLDLSKNKLSGRIPSSISALNFLSHLNLSYNNFSGRIPSGSQLRTFTDPSIYAGNPQLCGPPLSDKCPDDAPSEIPTEASQEEDVDEDEYGIIWVFIGFAPAFVLGFWGFIGTVMIDRRRRIRYIQFLDMICSWFTHR from the coding sequence ATGGCTTGGACCAGTAGTCCCATCCCACTTCTTTACCTCGTATGGATCGGTTTTCTATTCAGCTCTGGAGATGCTGCTACTTCAGGGAGATGcatagagaaggagaggaaagctCTCCTCAGCATCAGAACTGGCATCTCTGATGCTCATGAATGGCTATCTTCCTGGAAGGGCAAAGACTGCTGCATCTGGGCGGGAGTTGAATGCAACGCCGCCACCGGTCACGTGATAAAGCTCGACCTCCACAATCCTGGCGGTCCATCATCGAACAAAAGCAAGGTGAATCCCTCTTTGCTCGAGCTGAAGCATTTGAGCTATTTGGATTTACGCTGGAACTATTTTGATGGTGCACCGGTTCCTGGCTTCATTGGATCTCTCACCGAATTGGAATCCTTGAACCTTTCGAGCGCCGGATTCGGCGGAACAATCCCCCACCAGCTTGGCAACCTATCCAACCTGCTCTCGCTAGAACTGAGTGAGAATACAATTAGCGGTGGGATCCCGGAGAGCTTGGGGAGTCTTTCAGAGTTGGTTTCGCTGGGACTAGCTCTGAATAGCATCAACGGAGAAATACCAGCAACACTCGGTGATCTGAGAAGTCTACAGATCATGGACTTGAGTTTTAATAATATCAGCGGAGAGATGCCAGGAACCATCGGCAAGCTCAGAAACTTGGAATTGCTAGACCTCTCCTCTAACAAGATTCAGGGGGTGATACCCGAAAGCATAGGGAGCCTCAGCAAATTGTGGGCTCTACGTCTGCCCAACAACAAAATCGGTGGAGCAATGCCGGCGAGTCTTGGGAATCTAAGTGCATTGCAGACTTTGGACCTATCAAACAATCAGATTAGCGAACAGATACCAGATTCATTGGGAAACCTCTTTCGCTTAGAATCCTTGAGTATGCACGGCAACAATATAGGGGGAGCAATACCAAGCAGCATGGGAAATCTATGCAACTTGAGCAGTTTGGATGCTTATGAGAACAGAATAAGAGGACAGCTTACTGGTTTCATCGAACGCTTGTCAAGATGCAGAACCAGCGGCATTCGGTATCTTGACCTGCAGAACAATGAGATCAGTGGTCCTATTCCCAATGAGATAGGGAAACTTCAAAGCTTAACACGTCTTAACCTTGGTTCGAATTCATTGAGTGGTCCGATTCCTGCATCCTTGGGGAACTTGTTTGCACTCTCTGATCTAAATCTTTCTTCGAACTCCCTGGTAGGGGCACTATCCGAAGCCAACTTTGCCAATCTAACATACTTAGATAGTTTGGATCTATCCCACAACTCGTTGACAGTGAATGATAGCCAAGATTGGCTTCCTCCATTTCAAGCCACTCAGATCAGAATGCGCTCTTGCAACTTGGGGCCCAAGTTTCCGCCATGGCTGCAGAACCAGACTCAGTTGAGTGTTCTTGATCTATCCAGCAATGGGATATCAGATACTTTTCCTGATTGGTTTTGGAACTTGTGTTTGTCAGACTTAAATCTCAATGTTTCTTATAATTATATGAAAGGAGGTCTGTCGAGCTCGATAGAGTGTTTCTGGACAGTGATTGTTGATTTGAGCCACAATAACTTGGAAGGTTTCATTCCTAGGATGGATCCCATGCTTACATTTTTGGATCTCTCAGACAATTTGTTCTCTGGGCCTATTCCTCCGGCCATGGCTGCTGGGACTGACTACTTGGCTTTCATGCTTCTGTCCAATAACAGATTGAATGGCACCATCCCATCCTCCTTCTGTGAGGCAAATCATTTGGAAGTTCTCAACCTCGCCAACAATGGCTTCTCGGGAGCACTCCCGGACTGTTGGAACGATTCATTAGCCTTGAAGATAATCGATGTGTCAGGCAACAAAGTATCGGGTGGCATTCCCAGGACATTGGGTCTTTTACCTCAACTCAAATCATTGCACTTGAATGACAATGGCCTCTCTGGTAGAATTCCCTCGAGCTTGCAACACTGCAAGGACCTGGTGACCATCAATCTAGGCCAGAATAGATTGTCTGGTGCCATACCCAGATGGATTGGGGAGAAGCTCTCGTCGTTGAAGGTACTTCGTCTGCGCTCAAACATGTTTACTGGTGCCATTCCGCCGCAACTATCGCTTGTTGCCTCCCTGCAAGTGCTGGACCTCGCTCGGAACAATCTTTCTGGTGCGCTGCCTCCAGCTTTTGGCAATTTTAGTTCCATGATATCGATACAGAATGAAACCAAGCCTGTTCTCGGAGAGGAAGGCACTTACTATACGGAGAATATCGTCGTAGATGCAAAGGGGCTCAAGCTGTACTTCACCACTGTGCTCTCGCTCGTGACGAGCGTAGACCTCTCGGGGAACAATCTCTCCGGGGAGATTCCCGAAGAGCTGACGAAGCTTCATGGCCTCCACTTCCTGAATCTGTCGGACAATCGTTTCTCAGGAGACATGCCACAAAACATCGGTGCCATCGGACAACTTGAATCGCTGGATCTTTCCAAAAACAAATTGTCAGGTAGGATTCCTTCGAGCATCTCCGCCTTGAATTTTTTGAGCCACTTGAACTTGTCATACAACAATTTTTCTGGAAGAATACCGTCGGGCAGTCAACTCCGAACCTTCACTGATCCATCCATCTACGCTGGGAATCCTCAACTTTGCGGACCACCACTTTCGGACAAGTGTCCTGATGATGCACCTTCGGAGATCCCCACTGaggcaagccaagaagaggatgtGGATGAGGATGAGTATGGAATCATCTGGGTTTTTATTGGCTTTGCGCCTGCGTTTGTGCTCGGATTCTGGGGATTCATTGGCACAGTGATGATCGATAGGAGAAGAAGGATCAGATACATCCAATTTCTTGATATGATCTGTAGCTGGTTTACGCATCGGTAG